A genomic window from Ruminiclostridium cellulolyticum H10 includes:
- a CDS encoding DUF6711 family protein encodes MQLKINGIEIAAYPTEFTVTPLDVDNAETTNRAADATLHRDRIAVKRQIDMSFGLIEWPVMATLLQSMSNPYFEVYYPDPMEGKYVTKTFYVNNRPCQAAVEQKGKLYWKGLKFTLTER; translated from the coding sequence ATGCAATTAAAAATTAATGGTATTGAGATTGCTGCATATCCTACGGAGTTTACTGTCACTCCTCTTGATGTTGATAATGCTGAAACAACTAATAGAGCAGCGGATGCAACTCTGCATAGGGATAGAATAGCAGTAAAACGACAAATTGATATGAGCTTTGGATTAATAGAGTGGCCGGTAATGGCTACTCTATTACAATCTATGAGCAATCCATACTTTGAGGTCTATTATCCAGATCCGATGGAGGGTAAATATGTGACAAAAACGTTCTACGTAAACAATAGGCCATGCCAAGCTGCGGTAGAACAGAAAGGGAAATTATACTGGAAAGGCCTAAAATTTACTCTAACTGAGAGGTAG
- a CDS encoding phage tail protein — protein MSNGSVGQIALDLGVNYDGFNKQLSGIAGNATNMVGASFKKLGGIVAAAFAVDKLIDFGRQSMELASNLTEVQNVVDVTFGSMAADINAWSKNMLSGFGLSELSAKKYSSTLGAMMKSSGLVGTQMEGMSKKLTELSADMASFYNLSNDEAFEKIRSGISGETEPLKQLGVNMSVANMEAYALTQGIKKQYSEMSQAQQTLLRYNYLLSVTKDAQGDFARTSGSWANQIKLLGEQWNIFKGSMGAGFINILAPIVRGLNFLISKLQIAAQYFKAFTALLFGDASGGSVSGAANNAASATSDMGTAAGGAGKEVKKAGKDVKGALGGFDQLNTLAMSAADSMDDAGSAAGGLADMGGMGDMNLGGGNIDIGIDPSKLKPLQDILNNIKSIASQVAGYFVANFGPPIAQAISAISVPLQGWKTAIADAFSQFQTLGEPLKQWFVGDFTTQIQTGIKVTGNVLAGLLDTGLKVFNTIKEVAFPIVSWFVTDGLPMISQFTTQWGNLFQNMFDSTKQIFDMLWDQGVAPGLRVVSGMILDTLNIIKGFWDDWGGKIFEGLNGLVGSIKSVMTNLWQNFLQPIWQNICETISWLWSKHLKGLIKEITDFVGKLVTAVLDITNKFITPLVNMLIKVLGPTWSNIFNGIVNVIGTVVGTIVDVIKGLIKSLGGLVDFIAGVFTGDWKRAWTGIKDFFKGIFDSIVGIFKGAINLIVDAFNFMIGALNNIQIKIPDWSPIGGGKSFGINIPKIPKLANGGLVSAPTLAMVGDNRNAQADPEVVSPLSKLQGMLNGGNQEVVAAINELMELIRNLQTPVIMKVGETEFGKAVIRTANVANRQSGYTLFEV, from the coding sequence ATGTCTAATGGAAGTGTAGGCCAAATAGCTTTAGACCTTGGAGTAAACTATGACGGCTTTAACAAGCAATTAAGCGGCATTGCCGGTAACGCTACAAACATGGTGGGTGCATCGTTTAAAAAGCTTGGTGGAATAGTCGCTGCAGCCTTTGCTGTAGACAAACTTATTGATTTTGGTAGACAGTCCATGGAGCTTGCATCCAACCTTACAGAGGTGCAAAACGTTGTAGATGTTACGTTCGGATCCATGGCAGCAGATATAAATGCCTGGTCTAAAAATATGTTGTCTGGATTTGGCCTATCGGAATTGTCTGCAAAGAAATATTCTTCAACTCTTGGTGCCATGATGAAAAGTTCCGGGTTGGTCGGCACACAAATGGAGGGGATGTCAAAGAAGCTGACGGAATTATCAGCTGATATGGCATCCTTTTATAATTTGTCCAATGATGAGGCGTTCGAGAAAATCCGCTCTGGAATAAGTGGTGAAACAGAGCCATTAAAGCAATTAGGCGTTAATATGTCGGTTGCAAACATGGAAGCTTATGCCTTAACTCAAGGGATAAAGAAACAGTATTCGGAAATGAGCCAAGCCCAACAGACTTTACTCCGGTATAACTATCTGCTTTCGGTTACAAAGGATGCCCAGGGTGACTTTGCAAGGACATCTGGTTCATGGGCAAATCAGATAAAACTGCTTGGAGAGCAGTGGAATATATTTAAAGGCAGCATGGGTGCAGGTTTTATTAATATCCTTGCACCTATAGTCCGGGGACTTAACTTCCTTATTTCAAAATTGCAGATTGCAGCTCAGTACTTTAAAGCTTTTACCGCTCTATTATTTGGGGATGCTTCAGGAGGTTCAGTAAGCGGTGCGGCAAACAATGCGGCATCAGCTACATCTGATATGGGAACAGCCGCCGGAGGAGCAGGGAAAGAGGTCAAAAAAGCTGGGAAAGATGTTAAAGGAGCATTGGGTGGCTTTGACCAGTTAAACACATTAGCCATGTCTGCGGCTGATTCAATGGACGATGCTGGCTCTGCCGCCGGAGGTCTTGCAGATATGGGCGGCATGGGGGATATGAATCTTGGTGGGGGCAATATAGACATTGGGATTGACCCTAGTAAGCTCAAACCCCTACAAGACATACTTAATAATATTAAGTCAATTGCAAGTCAGGTGGCTGGATATTTTGTTGCGAACTTTGGCCCTCCAATAGCTCAAGCTATTTCTGCTATATCGGTACCGTTACAAGGCTGGAAAACTGCTATTGCTGATGCTTTTTCCCAATTTCAAACACTTGGAGAGCCTTTGAAACAATGGTTTGTAGGAGATTTTACAACACAGATACAGACGGGTATTAAAGTAACAGGCAATGTCTTAGCGGGGTTGCTTGATACTGGGCTAAAAGTGTTCAACACTATAAAAGAAGTAGCTTTTCCGATTGTATCATGGTTTGTAACCGACGGATTACCAATGATATCTCAGTTTACAACACAGTGGGGTAATCTGTTTCAGAATATGTTCGACAGTACAAAACAGATCTTCGATATGTTATGGGATCAGGGAGTCGCTCCGGGCCTGAGAGTTGTATCAGGGATGATACTCGATACGTTGAACATTATAAAAGGCTTCTGGGATGACTGGGGAGGCAAAATATTTGAAGGGCTTAACGGACTGGTTGGTTCTATAAAAAGTGTAATGACAAATCTGTGGCAGAACTTTTTACAACCAATTTGGCAAAACATTTGCGAAACTATCAGCTGGCTATGGAGCAAGCATTTAAAGGGACTGATAAAAGAGATTACAGACTTCGTTGGAAAATTGGTTACCGCCGTACTTGATATCACCAACAAGTTTATTACCCCACTGGTAAATATGCTGATAAAAGTTCTCGGCCCTACTTGGTCTAATATTTTCAACGGTATTGTTAATGTAATCGGTACGGTGGTCGGAACTATTGTTGATGTCATTAAGGGGTTGATAAAATCTCTTGGTGGTCTTGTAGACTTTATTGCAGGAGTATTCACTGGTGACTGGAAGAGAGCCTGGACAGGTATAAAAGATTTCTTTAAAGGAATATTCGACAGTATTGTTGGCATTTTCAAGGGGGCCATAAACCTGATTGTTGATGCATTTAACTTCATGATTGGAGCTTTAAATAATATTCAGATAAAAATCCCTGATTGGTCACCTATAGGTGGGGGCAAATCCTTTGGCATAAATATACCCAAAATCCCTAAGCTTGCAAACGGGGGGTTGGTATCAGCTCCAACACTGGCCATGGTCGGAGATAACCGTAACGCTCAAGCAGACCCAGAGGTAGTTAGTCCTTTGTCAAAGCTGCAGGGTATGTTAAACGGAGGTAATCAGGAAGTTGTTGCTGCTATAAATGAGCTAATGGAACTTATCCGAAACTTGCAAACACCTGTAATTATGAAAGTAGGGGAAACTGAATTCGGCAAGGCCGTGATAAGAACTGCAAATGTAGCCAATAGGCAATCAGGCTATACCCTATTCGAGGTATAA
- a CDS encoding Gp15 family bacteriophage protein — MLLCRIWNTRKRLPDFKRSNNEESFYDIREDWALIEASLATQYGIRIRQHTDMPWDEFCTLVAGLMPDTPLGNIVTIRSEKDRKVIKNFTPSQRKIYNDWRLKRANKQLDNPNVLDQKMKDLEMEFARMFGGGGNV; from the coding sequence TTGCTGCTATGCAGGATATGGAATACGAGGAAGCGGCTGCCCGATTTCAAAAGAAGTAATAACGAAGAATCTTTTTATGATATAAGAGAAGATTGGGCACTGATAGAAGCCAGCCTTGCGACTCAATACGGAATACGTATACGACAACATACAGATATGCCTTGGGATGAATTTTGTACACTTGTAGCCGGATTGATGCCAGATACTCCACTTGGAAACATCGTAACTATCAGGTCAGAAAAAGACAGGAAGGTTATAAAAAACTTTACACCTTCACAGCGAAAAATATATAACGATTGGCGGTTAAAAAGGGCAAACAAACAGCTTGATAATCCTAATGTTCTCGATCAAAAGATGAAGGACTTAGAAATGGAATTTGCCCGGATGTTTGGGGGTGGCGGCAATGTCTAA
- a CDS encoding phage tail tube protein, whose protein sequence is MPEVAGVFPVHNNKFKIGTAGRASTTEQMLIIKDLETFSPSIDANTEEWTPMDQAGWIRRAVTGKGLTFSFSGKRRYGDPGNDYIGGLLLGTGQDVESKFEWEMPSGAKLTMDCVINLTTPGGGDSTNIDTLEFEVLSDGLPTFTPAPAT, encoded by the coding sequence ATGCCAGAAGTAGCAGGAGTTTTCCCTGTACATAACAATAAGTTTAAAATAGGGACTGCGGGTAGAGCGTCGACTACAGAACAGATGCTAATCATTAAGGACTTGGAAACATTCAGTCCAAGCATTGACGCCAATACGGAAGAATGGACACCTATGGACCAGGCAGGATGGATTCGTAGAGCAGTGACCGGAAAAGGTCTTACATTTAGTTTTTCTGGTAAACGTAGATATGGGGATCCGGGAAACGATTACATCGGCGGTCTGCTTTTAGGAACTGGACAGGATGTCGAAAGTAAATTTGAATGGGAGATGCCCTCAGGTGCAAAGTTAACAATGGATTGTGTTATCAATCTTACAACACCAGGAGGCGGGGACAGCACCAATATTGATACATTAGAGTTTGAAGTCTTGAGTGACGGACTTCCAACATTCACACCGGCACCGGCTACTTGA
- a CDS encoding phage tail terminator protein produces MMTLAEVKDWLKTQISCPNWYISKIDGSKEQCIGIYSVAGPTPVIALGGIENTSYATKAISILVHWGKNADIAEQKAQEVYNCMFGQSAEIGGKRVIQFNMRTPEPVSVGTDDNNIFEYVIETVIYYERSGM; encoded by the coding sequence ATGATGACACTGGCAGAGGTAAAAGACTGGCTAAAAACCCAAATAAGCTGTCCGAATTGGTATATCAGCAAAATAGACGGGAGTAAGGAACAGTGCATAGGGATTTATAGTGTCGCAGGTCCTACCCCGGTAATTGCTCTTGGAGGAATAGAAAATACAAGCTATGCGACTAAAGCTATTTCTATTCTGGTACACTGGGGCAAAAATGCGGATATAGCCGAGCAAAAAGCACAAGAGGTATACAACTGTATGTTTGGTCAATCGGCTGAAATAGGTGGTAAAAGAGTTATTCAGTTTAACATGCGTACTCCTGAACCCGTAAGTGTGGGTACAGATGATAACAACATATTTGAGTATGTAATTGAAACTGTAATTTATTATGAAAGGAGTGGTATGTAA
- a CDS encoding phage scaffolding protein codes for MEWLKKLIEAAQIKDGKLDVEALMAQINTEFPKNAVPKDTYNALAETKKQLEKDVSTRDKQIEDLKKVDAAGLQAEIEKLQKENKEAADKYAADMKDITLTNAIKMAINGKVHDEGIVSGLFDKSKLVVDGDKVVGLDDQIKGLKESKAFLFKEEDPSGSQKPGFKVGTDGSKGAGADVDTQLASIFGNTTTK; via the coding sequence ATGGAATGGTTAAAGAAATTGATTGAAGCAGCACAGATTAAAGACGGGAAACTGGATGTTGAGGCTCTTATGGCTCAAATAAATACAGAGTTTCCTAAGAACGCAGTACCCAAGGACACATACAACGCCTTGGCGGAAACAAAAAAGCAGCTTGAAAAAGACGTTTCGACCAGAGACAAGCAAATTGAGGATTTAAAAAAGGTTGATGCAGCTGGCTTACAAGCAGAAATTGAGAAGCTTCAAAAGGAGAACAAGGAAGCTGCTGACAAATATGCCGCTGATATGAAGGACATTACTCTTACAAATGCAATAAAGATGGCGATAAACGGGAAGGTGCACGATGAAGGTATAGTGTCCGGTTTGTTTGATAAATCAAAATTGGTTGTTGACGGAGATAAGGTTGTTGGGCTTGACGATCAGATTAAAGGTTTGAAAGAGTCAAAAGCTTTTTTGTTTAAAGAGGAAGACCCATCTGGTAGCCAAAAACCTGGATTTAAGGTAGGTACTGATGGTAGTAAAGGGGCGGGTGCAGATGTAGATACTCAACTCGCTTCAATTTTCGGGAACACAACAACAAAATAA
- a CDS encoding phage minor capsid protein, which translates to MATEKYDIRKIFDDMALDLIRSQKRTFLRHQGEQLKEGFQWEQWQLGKLRELNKYRQTNKKIIGGYSDEIMSLIDETLKSSFRKGENNVEKTISEIKNFVIDTPDSGIDTDNLKKYTPDEIAALREAETIIEEAAKLPKATGTDTFFSVNRKKLKALQKAVKKDMGKAQNAVLRKMDDVYRQTIYKAQVYMGSGATTLDQAIDMATKDFLEQGINCIQYKDGKMVNVASWAEMALRTASHRATMLGEGSKMDEWDMHLVVITAHGNTCELCLPWQGKILIDDVYSSGKPDGVHTLLSTAIDEGLFHPNCRHSRAIYFEGITELPKPPVNDEKAVERYQSEQKQRGIERKIRKYKRLEEGSVDPQNQAKYGAKVQEWQGALRQHLKDNTYLRRDPSKVQTDIRSVNQINGARDKKQFSRYKQILGNRVPNSLEDFQYLKYNESDKWAVIKADYRKLNAYNKIIENEPAITNDLKEVSEITGVNMVGLEYRVKTKESFLRKVNTDSLHSLDTKVITDTIASTNDVIRYTYQDSPERLVESYRQVKGNLLGKGYSEVKVKNFWMDKRNPYNGVNCCYMSPQGQKFEVQFHTPESFALKDGELHKLYEEARDDSILPQRKAEIITEMFRLSAKLTRPQGIETIKPRR; encoded by the coding sequence ATGGCGACGGAGAAGTATGATATCCGAAAAATATTTGATGATATGGCTCTGGACCTTATCAGATCACAAAAAAGAACATTTCTTCGGCACCAAGGTGAACAGTTAAAAGAAGGATTTCAATGGGAACAGTGGCAGCTCGGAAAGCTTCGTGAACTTAACAAATACCGGCAGACAAATAAGAAAATTATAGGGGGCTATAGTGATGAAATAATGTCATTGATAGACGAAACACTGAAATCAAGTTTCAGAAAGGGTGAAAACAATGTTGAGAAAACTATAAGTGAAATAAAAAACTTTGTTATTGATACCCCAGATAGTGGCATAGATACTGACAACTTAAAAAAATATACACCTGATGAAATAGCAGCGTTAAGAGAAGCAGAGACGATAATCGAAGAAGCTGCAAAGCTACCCAAAGCAACCGGAACAGACACATTTTTTTCGGTAAATAGGAAGAAGCTTAAAGCCCTACAAAAAGCAGTCAAAAAAGACATGGGAAAAGCTCAAAATGCAGTACTTAGAAAAATGGACGATGTTTATCGACAAACAATATATAAAGCTCAGGTATATATGGGTAGTGGTGCTACTACTCTTGACCAAGCAATAGACATGGCTACTAAGGACTTCCTTGAACAAGGTATTAATTGTATCCAGTACAAAGACGGTAAAATGGTCAATGTAGCCTCTTGGGCAGAAATGGCGTTAAGGACTGCAAGCCATAGAGCTACCATGCTCGGCGAGGGTTCAAAAATGGATGAGTGGGATATGCACCTTGTAGTCATAACAGCCCATGGGAATACCTGCGAACTATGTCTGCCTTGGCAGGGTAAGATCCTGATTGATGACGTTTATTCATCCGGTAAGCCTGATGGGGTACATACTCTCCTATCAACTGCCATAGATGAGGGGTTGTTTCATCCGAATTGTCGGCACAGCAGGGCTATTTACTTCGAGGGTATAACAGAATTACCAAAACCTCCTGTTAATGATGAAAAGGCAGTCGAGAGGTATCAATCCGAACAGAAACAGAGAGGTATTGAACGAAAAATAAGAAAGTATAAAAGGTTGGAAGAAGGAAGTGTTGACCCTCAGAATCAAGCGAAGTACGGAGCTAAGGTTCAGGAATGGCAAGGAGCTTTAAGGCAGCACTTAAAGGATAATACATATCTTAGAAGAGATCCGAGTAAAGTGCAAACGGATATTCGGAGTGTTAACCAGATAAATGGTGCCAGGGACAAGAAGCAGTTTTCAAGATACAAACAAATTCTTGGAAATAGAGTACCAAATTCACTGGAAGATTTTCAGTATCTCAAGTATAATGAAAGTGATAAATGGGCCGTTATTAAGGCTGATTACCGGAAGCTTAATGCCTATAATAAAATTATTGAGAACGAACCTGCCATAACAAATGATTTGAAAGAGGTATCAGAAATAACTGGCGTAAATATGGTAGGGTTGGAATATAGGGTGAAGACTAAAGAGTCCTTTTTGCGTAAGGTCAATACGGATAGTCTACATAGCTTGGATACAAAGGTAATTACTGATACCATCGCTTCCACTAACGACGTTATCAGATATACTTACCAAGACAGCCCAGAAAGACTGGTGGAATCTTATAGGCAGGTAAAGGGTAATCTGTTAGGGAAAGGATATTCTGAAGTAAAGGTTAAAAATTTTTGGATGGATAAGCGGAATCCCTATAACGGTGTTAATTGTTGCTATATGAGTCCACAAGGACAGAAATTTGAAGTTCAATTTCATACACCTGAGAGTTTTGCTTTGAAAGACGGCGAACTCCACAAGTTATACGAAGAAGCCCGTGACGATAGTATTCTGCCTCAGAGAAAAGCAGAGATCATCACCGAGATGTTCAGGCTGTCAGCTAAACTTACACGACCACAAGGCATTGAGACAATCAAACCAAGGAGGTAA
- a CDS encoding phage capsid protein gives MGWIRDMVTKAAIKILKIQPALENRNITVREPFSFETNALRNRLWYRGEPSELEQFFKQTAFDSVSKGRFWAAVPSVGLGIRKIHSGLPSMIADRLSDIVIADLDGIELKNQAETDLWDEISKDNKANKLLGEAITETLVEGDGAFKITIDTDVSQYPLIEFYSGERVDYTYMRGRLQEVIFYTDYVVREKEYRLAETYGKGYIRYKLFDSYGKEVALTMVPETAALKDITYTGDFIMAVPLMFFKSPKWQGRGKSLFDGGKSDDFDALDEVISQWIDAIRSGRVQKYIPEDLIPKNPNTGELLKPNAFDNQFIKIGSSLAEDAKTQISTVQPQIMFEAFVASYASILDVCLQGIISPSTLGIDLKKTDNAEAQREKEKATLYTRGKIIDALNEVIPQLVAIVLKVYDLMQEHTAGEYEASVAFGEYASPSFDTVVETVGKAKSYGIMSLERCVEELYGDTWTDEDKAKEVARLKSEQAPAFDEPSVAGQDGEIDGDGEV, from the coding sequence ATGGGGTGGATAAGAGATATGGTGACAAAGGCAGCTATAAAAATACTAAAGATTCAACCGGCACTGGAAAACAGGAATATAACCGTTAGAGAGCCTTTTTCATTCGAGACAAATGCCCTGCGTAATAGGCTGTGGTACCGAGGTGAACCCTCGGAACTGGAGCAGTTCTTTAAACAGACAGCTTTCGATTCAGTAAGCAAAGGTCGTTTCTGGGCTGCAGTACCGAGTGTAGGGTTGGGCATAAGGAAGATACATTCCGGATTACCTTCTATGATTGCTGACCGCCTATCTGATATAGTCATTGCGGACTTGGACGGGATAGAGCTTAAGAACCAGGCTGAAACAGACCTGTGGGATGAGATAAGTAAGGACAATAAGGCAAACAAGCTTCTGGGCGAGGCAATAACCGAAACGCTTGTCGAGGGTGACGGAGCTTTTAAGATAACAATTGATACAGACGTTTCACAGTACCCGCTAATTGAGTTTTACAGCGGTGAGCGTGTTGACTACACATATATGCGAGGTCGTCTGCAGGAAGTAATATTCTATACAGACTATGTGGTCAGAGAAAAGGAATATAGGCTTGCAGAGACATATGGTAAAGGGTATATCCGGTATAAGCTTTTTGATTCTTACGGAAAAGAAGTTGCACTGACTATGGTGCCTGAAACAGCTGCTTTAAAAGATATTACATACACAGGTGACTTTATAATGGCTGTGCCGCTGATGTTCTTTAAATCGCCTAAATGGCAGGGTAGAGGTAAGAGTTTATTTGATGGTGGTAAGTCAGACGACTTTGACGCTTTGGATGAAGTTATATCACAGTGGATTGATGCCATCAGATCAGGCAGGGTTCAGAAATACATTCCGGAAGACTTAATACCAAAGAACCCGAACACAGGAGAACTACTAAAGCCAAATGCGTTTGATAATCAGTTTATTAAAATTGGTAGTAGCTTGGCGGAGGATGCGAAAACTCAAATATCTACAGTACAACCTCAGATCATGTTCGAAGCATTTGTTGCCAGTTATGCATCTATCCTTGATGTGTGTTTACAGGGCATTATAAGTCCCAGCACACTAGGGATAGACCTTAAAAAAACGGACAATGCGGAGGCACAACGAGAAAAGGAAAAAGCCACACTGTACACTAGGGGCAAAATAATTGATGCCTTGAACGAAGTTATACCTCAGTTGGTTGCTATAGTACTGAAAGTGTACGACTTAATGCAAGAGCATACCGCTGGTGAATACGAAGCAAGCGTGGCTTTCGGAGAATATGCAAGTCCGTCGTTTGACACTGTGGTTGAGACTGTGGGTAAGGCAAAGTCATACGGAATAATGTCTCTCGAGAGATGTGTGGAAGAATTGTATGGAGATACCTGGACTGATGAAGATAAGGCTAAGGAAGTAGCCAGATTAAAGTCTGAACAGGCACCGGCATTTGATGAACCAAGTGTAGCAGGGCAGGATGGTGAGATAGATGGCGACGGAGAAGTATGA
- a CDS encoding terminase, with the protein MSQENLILSDKYKAFIRHSAPVEFLEGTTAAGKTTVGIFKFMLLVAESKKKYHIIAAKDTGTAEKNIINKDLGIVDDFGVLTEYNGNGTKDEKIPHILYHTSKGDKIVYVMGYGDKKKWQKALGGQYGCLYIDEINTADIDFVRESFMRADYVMATLNPDDPNLPVYKEYINCSRPLPEYKNDAPSEINNMLKEEPKPGWVHWFFSFAHNLGLSKEKIDQIIMNVPKGTKLYKNKIQGLRGRATGLIFGNFTRGKNVITREQAKKYKYLYFSAGLDTSYSQESPDTFAFIYIGITDKRKVVVLDEEVYNNANLDIPLAPSDIAPRFFKFLEKNRKVWGFARDTFVDSADQATITELNKYKREHACLYNFLNAYKKITIIDRIHLQLGWINCNGSVFYEVVETCKNHIGELESYSWKEDKYEPEDANDHTINASQYAWIPFKTKIGDYKEA; encoded by the coding sequence TTGAGCCAGGAGAATTTAATACTATCCGATAAGTACAAAGCATTTATAAGGCATTCTGCACCGGTTGAATTCTTGGAGGGTACAACAGCAGCAGGTAAAACCACTGTAGGCATATTTAAATTCATGCTGCTGGTAGCTGAGAGCAAAAAGAAATATCACATCATAGCTGCAAAAGATACCGGTACTGCTGAAAAGAATATAATAAACAAGGACCTTGGGATTGTCGATGATTTTGGAGTGCTTACAGAGTATAACGGTAACGGAACTAAAGATGAAAAGATACCCCATATCCTTTACCATACAAGCAAAGGCGATAAGATAGTTTATGTGATGGGGTATGGTGATAAAAAGAAATGGCAAAAGGCTCTTGGAGGTCAGTATGGATGCCTTTATATAGACGAAATTAACACTGCTGATATAGATTTCGTAAGGGAATCATTCATGCGTGCTGATTATGTAATGGCAACACTTAATCCGGATGATCCTAACCTACCGGTGTATAAAGAATACATAAACTGTAGCCGACCGTTGCCAGAATATAAAAATGACGCACCGTCTGAAATAAATAATATGCTTAAGGAAGAACCAAAACCCGGTTGGGTACATTGGTTCTTTTCTTTTGCACATAACCTTGGATTGAGTAAAGAAAAAATTGACCAGATTATCATGAATGTACCGAAAGGTACAAAGCTGTATAAGAACAAAATACAGGGATTACGCGGCAGGGCAACAGGGCTTATATTTGGCAACTTTACACGGGGAAAAAATGTTATCACAAGGGAACAGGCTAAGAAATATAAATACCTTTACTTTTCAGCAGGTCTTGATACATCATACTCTCAAGAAAGCCCGGATACCTTTGCCTTTATTTACATAGGGATAACAGACAAGCGAAAAGTTGTAGTGCTTGATGAAGAAGTTTACAACAATGCTAACCTTGATATACCTCTGGCACCTTCGGACATTGCTCCGAGGTTTTTTAAGTTTCTGGAGAAAAATAGAAAGGTCTGGGGATTCGCAAGAGACACTTTTGTTGATAGTGCTGACCAAGCAACTATTACAGAGCTTAATAAATATAAGCGTGAACATGCTTGTTTGTACAACTTCCTGAACGCATACAAAAAGATAACCATTATCGACCGTATACATTTACAGCTTGGATGGATTAACTGTAACGGTAGCGTGTTTTACGAAGTTGTCGAGACCTGTAAAAATCATATCGGAGAGTTAGAGAGTTATAGCTGGAAGGAAGATAAGTATGAGCCTGAGGATGCAAACGATCACACGATTAATGCAAGTCAATATGCATGGATACCGTTTAAAACAAAGATAGGTGATTACAAGGAGGCATAA
- a CDS encoding terminase small subunit produces the protein MAKLTAKQEMFIQEYLIDLNATQAAIRAGYSTKTANEIGAENLTKPSIRTRIDEALAERSRRLGISQDRVVNELAKIAFVNPADVMDFDNATVSSTAKKDDTAAILSVKVKKSFSETGETTEREVRMNDKVKSLELLGKHLGMFKDKVEISVLDKEKSKLDSVIEQMRGG, from the coding sequence ATGGCTAAATTAACTGCAAAACAAGAAATGTTTATACAGGAATACCTGATAGACCTAAATGCTACTCAGGCTGCAATTAGAGCAGGATATAGTACAAAGACAGCAAATGAAATTGGAGCCGAGAACTTAACGAAACCTAGTATTCGCACACGTATAGACGAGGCCCTTGCTGAACGGTCACGACGTTTGGGTATTAGTCAGGATAGGGTAGTGAATGAATTAGCAAAAATAGCATTTGTAAACCCAGCTGATGTGATGGACTTTGATAATGCAACTGTAAGCAGTACAGCCAAAAAGGACGATACAGCGGCAATACTCTCTGTGAAGGTAAAGAAATCGTTCAGTGAAACCGGAGAGACAACAGAGCGAGAAGTTAGAATGAATGACAAGGTTAAGTCTCTGGAGCTTCTAGGAAAGCACCTGGGAATGTTTAAGGACAAGGTGGAGATATCAGTACTTGATAAAGAAAAGAGTAAGCTTGATAGTGTAATAGAGCAAATGCGGGGTGGGTAG